One genomic window of Monodelphis domestica isolate mMonDom1 chromosome 1, mMonDom1.pri, whole genome shotgun sequence includes the following:
- the ZFHX2 gene encoding zinc finger homeobox protein 2 isoform X4, whose protein sequence is MATLNSLSTASNTSTPGHNAPSPPQDPSSGTSFESATKDPPTAATTDSMRPSEPGGHQLEPGCGLVPPKETREHPLEPGCGLIPPKELGAEVEEEDKIQEEEAGPPPQDLSAHLLFTEDGAAYLLAELPLSGNSELLLPKGFPWGESGTEEESGLPLRVCPSSTHLNVLHIQHGFDRIQGFSSSDQILPRNTSAPPLAACKGGDGAFRSYRPAPLPPRDPKDGPIGSGDIDHRELFWLCLLCRLGFGGPEAFVAHAQSHGVKLAAVQHQSLPSCPAVIQEGKEGSAVLVSFLEPKISPGPLPMAPLSNGAVGGMVNVAQDTDSTPEVGNQGPPLPLEEDMAPSPPSPPATPTAWDPNPTQAKELPVAAGEAGPDWFPEGQEEDGGLCPPLNQSSPSPKDGGALPAQADSPEDPNDPPRPYRLADDYAPAPPAFQGLSLSSHMSLLHSRNSCKTLKCPKCNWHYKYQQTLDVHMREKHPENNSHCSYCSAGGAHPRLARGESYNCGYKPYRCEVCNYSTTTKGNLSIHMQSDKHLANLQGFQAGPGGQGSPTEAALPAPPGEKEPKAKSSWQCKVCSYETNISRNLRIHMTSEKHMQNVLLLHQGLPLGLPPGLVGPGPPPPPGAASANPPELFPYYGPQGLGQPSAPLPGPGLRPDKPLEAQLLLNGFHHLGPPTRKYPTPDDDPSLKVFRCLVCQAFSTDSLELLLYHCTLGRSLPEAEWKEVAGDTHRCKLCCYGTQLKANFQLHLKTDKHAQKYQLVAHLREGGGAAPAPGPALGEGAPYGPVSPLHLRCNLCDFESNSKEKMQLHARGGTHEENSQVYKFLLEMEGTEAGVELGLYRCLLCAWETPSRLALLQHLRAPAHRDAQAQRRLQLLQSGRVAEEGLSALQSILCFSHSQPRTLGKVPISTHVEPLTAEKNTQNKAPPLASEEAENRTGPSGDNTNQTVVYCCPYCSFISPANEQVQAHTISQHAVQPKYRCPLCQEQLLGRSGLHYHLSHLHNVVPECVEKLLLVATTVEMTFLTKVLPGTSLSPIGDSPEPPAPGTEPGSSGDSAVEGPNPIPEVNPDPLPEPLPPPAEVPDKPLTSPEKPPSPAPSPLPQPDPQTEEAPPSMASVEEDEGPPGELRPAEPSPADARHPLSYRKTTNFALDKFLDPARPYKCTVCKESFTQKNILLVHYNSVSHLHKMKKAAIDPSAPARGEGGAPPSAAAATDKPFKCTVCRVSYNQSSTLEIHMRSVLHQTRSRGAKADAKAEGPERSQEEPKEAEPDGLGGPEKKTTEPSGLVSGLPFLSPPPPPLDLHRFPAPLFSPPVLPPFPLVPESLLKLQQQQLLLPFYLHDLKVGPKLALAGPTPVLSLPPPTPPAPAPAPPPKVEPAERERERPPVVEERSEVGPSSPPCQPANEAARTAAKALLENFGFELVIQYNEGKQPVPPPPAPPPPETLGGGDKLACGACGKLFSNMLILKTHEEHVHRRFLPFEALSRYAAQFRKSYDSLYPSPAEPPKLPDGPADPSAPPLCPPFLGPEPEAGSSQLPEEHLRLGGRWAQEEEDCGKGPIPPPAPAGRRFSRTKFTEFQAQALQSFFETSAYPKDGEVERLAGLLGLASRVVVVWFQNARQKARKHAGDGGPVTVLGAGGGSLACRRCHAAFSCIFELVRHLKKCYDDLPPEEEEEVGEEEEEAVEEEEPEEEQVAETPAGPEAPAPGSPEGEDLCQAETTRPVGRETEGMSPGSPRLAHTCDQCAASFTSQELLSSHRRLHFVPPVPPGAPPHLLDLPLLVFGDRGPLVPGPPTASGPPLKRKHEEGSLSPTGSEAGGPGDGEPPRDKRLRTTILPEQLEILYRWYMQDSNPTRKMLDCISEEVGLKKRVVQVWFQNTRARERKGQFRSTSASVPSPAIKTPTPPTPVPFTKFGLLMGKVEDGVGREASKREALALPSAAASPSAGPATFLPTSKEASASLPDATPTPPLLPPPLEEEVPDEPLKASPETEVCSPSGGDLSDSSASSLAEPESPGAGGGGGGGAGSGAGTPDGLGQRRYRTQMSSLQLKIMKACYEAYRTPTMQECEVLGEEIGLPKRVIQVWFQNARAKEKKAKLQGVGGGGGGSGSEGPVGAPRTDCPYCDVKYDFYVSCRGHLFSRQHLAKLKEAVRAQLKSESKCYDLAPAPEAPRVPKAPAPTTAATLPLGAASTLPRLAPVLLSGPALAQPPLSSLAPFSSGPAASSGLISLAAAASVLPATTVVQPSPARPLPQRPDQTNSTTADPAPGPPVEASGDEVPDERKCAAAGVTTSSTDALKNLKALKATVPTLLGGQFLPFPLPTAGGAAPPAVFGPQLQGAYFQQLYGMKKGLFPMNPVIPQTLIGLLPNTLLQPPPQPPEPTATAPLKPPELHLPGEGEPGEADELLAGTTGISTVDVTHRYLCRQCKMAFEGEAPAAAHQRSFCFFGRGPGAAVPPPLRVPICTYHCLACEVLLSGREALAAHLRSSAHRRKAAPPTPPGGQPVPNATAFAKEEARLPHTDSNPKTTSTSTLLAL, encoded by the exons ATGGCCACCCTTAACTCTCTTTCCACTGCTAGCAACACCTCTACCCCTGGGCATAATGCCCCGTCCCCGCCTCAGGACCCTTCCTCTGGCACATCCTTCGAATCTGCCACCAAAGATCCCCCCACTGCTGCCACAACTGACAGCATGAGGCCCTCAGAGCCTGGGGGGCACCAGCTTGAGCCAGGCTGTGGCCTAGTCCCACCAAAGGAGACCAGGGAGCATCCACTGGAGCCAGGCTGTGGCCTCATCCCACCAAAGGAGCTTGGAgcagaggtggaggaggaggataaAATACAGGAGGAAGAAGCGGGGCCCCCTCCCCAAGACCTGAGTGCCCACTTGCTCTTCACCGAAGATGGTGCCGCCTATCTCTTGGCTGAACTGCCTCTCTCTGGCAACAGTGAGCTCCTGCTACCAAAGGGCTTCCCCTGGGGTGAGTCAGGGACTGAGGAAGAGTCCGGCCTGCCCCTCCGAGTCTGCCCGTCCTCCACTCACCTCAATGTCCTCCACATCCAACACGGTTTTGACCGAATTCAAGGCTTTAGCTCTTCTGACCAAATTCTGCCCCGTAATACCTCAGCGCCCCCTCTGGCCGCCTGCAAGGGAGGGGATGGAGCCTTCCGGAGCTACCGGCCAGCCCCACTCCCACCCAGAGATCCCAAAGATGGCCCCATAGGGAGTGGGGACATAGACCACAGGGAGCTCTTCTGGCTCTGCTTGCTGTGCCGCCTGGGGTTCGGTGGGCCCGAGGCTTTTGTGGCTCACGCTCAGTCTCATGGGGTGAAGCTGGCTGCAGTTCAGCACCAGAGCCTGCCAAGCTGCCCAGCTGTAATACAAGAGGGGAAAGAGGGGTCTGCAGTGCTTGTCAGTTTTCTGGAACCAAAAATATCTCCCGGCCCCCTGCCCATGGCACCCCTCAGCAATGGTGCAGTGGGTGGAATGGTGAATGTAGCCCAGGATACGGACAGTACCCCTGAGGTGGGAAACCAGGGCCCTCCTCTGCCCCTTGAGGAAGACATGGCCCCCAGCCCACCTTCTCCACCCGCCACCCCAACTGCCTGGGACCCCAACCCAACCCAAGCCAAAGAATTGCCAGTGGCAGCGGGTGAGGCAGGGCCAGATTGGTTCCCTGAGGGGCAAGAGGAGGATGGGGGACTTTGCCCCCCTCTCAACCAAAGTTCACCCTCCCCCAAAGATGGGGGCGCTCTCCCGGCCCAGGCGGACTCACCCGAAGACCCCAACGACCCACCCCGGCCCTACCGGCTGGCTGATGACTACGCCCCAGCCCCACCAGCCTTCCAGGGCCTCAGTCTCTCCAGCCACATGTCCTTGCTGCACTCTCGAAACTCCTGCAAGACACTCAAATGTCCCAAATGCAACTGGCACTATAAGTACCAGCAGACCCTCGATGTTCACATGAGGGAGAAACacccagagaacaacagtcactGCAGCTACTGCAGTGCAGGAGGGGCACACCCCCGGCTGGCGAGGGGCGAGAGTTACAACTGTGGCTACAAGCCCTATCGCTGCGAGGTCTGCAACTACTCCACCACCACCAAGGGGAACCTCAGCATCCACATGCAGTCTGACAAGCACTTGGCCAACCTCCAGGGCTTTCAGGCCGGGCCAGGGGGGCAGGGAAGCCCCACCGAGGCAGCACTTCCAGCCCCACCTGGGGAAAAGGAGCCCAAGGCCAAGTCTTCCTGGCAATGCAAGGTGTGCAGCTACGAAACCAACATCTCTAGGAACCTTCGCATCCACATGACCTCAGAGAAGCACATGCAGAACGTTCTGCTGCTGCATCAGGGGCTGCCTCTGGGGCTGCCTCCTGGGCTGGTGGGCCCGGGCCCACCCCCACCTCCTGGAGCGGCCTCTGCCAACCCACCTGAGCTGTTCCCGTACTATGGGCCACAGGGCCTGGGCCAGCCGTCGGCCCCCTTGCCTGGCCCGGGGCTGAGACCTGACAAGCCCCTGGAGGCCCAGCTGCTCCTCAATGGCTTCCATCACCTGGGGCCTCCCACCCGGAAATACCCCACTCCTG ATGATGACCCTTCGCTGAAAGTGTTCCGGTGCCTAGTGTGCCAGGCTTTCAGCACGGACAGCCTGGAGCTGCTGCTGTACCACTGCACTCTGGGCAGAAGCCTTCCTGAAGCCGAGTGGAAGGAGGTGGCTGGAGACACCCATCGCTGCAAGCTCTGCTGCTACGGCACTCAGCTCAAGGCCAACTTCCAGTTGCACCTCAAGACTGACAAGCATGCCCAGAAGTACCAGCTGGTAGCTCACCTGAGGGAGGGCGGTGGGGCCGCCCCAGCCCCTGGGCCCGCTCTGGGGGAGGGTGCCCCTTACGGGCCTGTCTCTCCCCTGCACCTGCGCTGTAACCTTTGCGACTTTGAGTCTAACAGCAAGGAGAAGATGCAACTCCATGCCCGGGGCGGCACACACGAGGAGAACAGCCAAGTCTATAAG TTCCTGCTGGAGATGGAAGGGACAGAGGCAGGGGTAGAATTGGGACTTTACCGATGTCTTCTGTGTGCATGGGAGACACCTTCCCGGCTGGCTCTGCTGCAACACCTGCGGGCACCCGCCCACCGAGATGCCCAGGCCCAACGACGACTGCAACTGCTGCAGAGCGGACGAGTAGCTGAGGAAGGACTCTCAGCTCTTCAGAGCATCCTGTGCTTCAGCCACAGCCAGCCCAGAACTCTTG GGAAAGTTCCTATTTCTACCCATGTGGAGCCACTGACTGCAGAGAAAAACACTCAGAACAAGGCCCCTCCGTTAG CTTCTGAAGAGGCAGAGAATAGAACTGGCCCTTCGGGGGACAATACCAACCAGACTGTG GTGTACTGCTGTCCGTACTGCAGCTTCATCAGCCCTGCCAACGAGCAGGTACAGGCCCACACCATATCCCAGCATGCTGTGCAGCCCAAGTACCGGTGCCCGCTGTGCCAGGAGCAGCTGCTGGGACGTTCTGGTCTTCACTACCACCTTAGCCACCTGCATAATGTAGTACCTGAATGTGTGGAAAAACTACTCCTGGTG gcCACAACTGTGGAAATGACCTTTTTGACCAAAGTGCTGCCTGGGACCAGTCTCAGTCCCATAGGGGATAGCCCTGAACCTCCAGCTCCTGGAACTGAACCAGGATCCAGTGGAGACTCAGCAGTGG AAGGTCCCAACCCGATCCCAGAAGTCAACCCAGACCCTCTACCGGAGCCTCTTCCACCACCGGCTGAGGTCCCTGACAAGCCTTTGACAAGCCCCGAAAAGCCACCTTCTCCTGCCCCTTCCCCACTCCCTCAGCCCGACCCCCAGACTGAAGAAGCCCCCCCCTCCATGGCCTCCGTGGAAGAGGACGAGGGGCCGCCGGGGGAGCTTCGCCCAGCAGAGCCATCCCCCGCCGATGCTCGCCATCCTCTGTCCTACCGGAAGACCACCAACTTCGCTCTGGACAAGTTCTTAGATCCGGCCCGGCCCTACAAGTGCACGGTGTGTAAGGAGTCTTTCACCCAGAAGAACATCCTGCTCGTACACTACAACTCTGTCTCCCATCTGCACAAGATGAAGAAGGCTGCCATTGACCCCTCGGCCCCGGCCAGAGGGGAGGGGGGGGCTCCCCCCAGCGCAGCCGCTGCCACGGACAAGCCCTTCAAGTGCACGGTCTGCCGTGTCTCCTATAACCAGAGCTCCACCCTGGAGATCCACATGCGCTCAGTCCTGCACCAGACTAGGTCCCGGGGGGCCAAGGCTGATGCCAAGGCCGAGGGACCAGAGCGGAGCCAGGAAGAGCCCAAAGAGGCCGAGCCCGATGGGCTGGGGGGCCCAGAGAAGAAGACGACCGAGCCCAGCGGCTTGGTTTCAGGGCTGCCCTTTctgtccccaccaccaccacccttggACCTGCACCGCTTTCCAGCCCCTCTCTTCAGCCCTCCCGTGTTGCCACCATTCCCTCTCGTACCCGAGTCCTTGCTCAAgctccagcagcagcagctgctCCTGCCCTTCTACCTGCATGACCTCAAGGTGGGGCCCAAGTTGGCACTGGCAGGGCCCACCCCTGTGCTGTCGCTGCCGCCCCCCactcccccagccccagcccctgccccaccccccaagGTCGAGCCTGCGGAGCGGGAACGGGAGCGGCCCCCAGTGGTCGAAGAGAGAAGTGAGGTAGGGCCTTCTTCCCCGCCCTGCCAGCCTGCCAATGAGGCTGCCAGGACAGCGGCCAAGGCCCTTCTGGAGAACTTCGGCTTTGAGCTAGTGATCCAGTACAATGAGGGGAAGCAGCCGGTCCCGCCCCCTCCGGCCCCACCCCCGCCCGAGACCTTGGGGGGCGGGGACAAGCTGGCTTGCGGAGCCTGTGGGAAGCTCTTCTCCAACATGCTCATCCTCAAGACCCACGAGGAGCACGTCCATCGCCGCTTCCTGCCCTTCGAGGCCCTCAGCCGCTACGCTGCCCAGTTCCGGAAGAGCTACGACAGCCTGTATCCTTCCCCGGCAGAGCCGCCCAAGCTTCCCGACGGGCCTGCGGACCCTTCTGCTCCCCCGCTCTGCCCGCCCTTCCTGGGGCCCGAACCAGAGGCTGGGAGTAGCCAGCTCCCTGAGGAGCACCTGCGCCTGGGAGGACGCTGGGCCCAGGAGGAGGAAGACTGTGGGAAGGGCCCCATTCCCCCACCGGCTCCTGCAGGCCGCCGCTTCTCCCGCACTAAATTCACAGAGTTCCAGGCCCAGGCCCTGCAGTCCTTCTTCGAAACCAGCGCCTACCCCAAAGACGGGGAGGTGGAGCGCCTGGCGGGCCTTTTGGGCCTGGCCAGTCGTGTGGTGGTGGTCTGGTTCCAGAATGCTCGGCAGAAAGCCCGGAAACACGCAGGGGATGGGGGTCCAGTGACAGTCTTGGGAGCAGGGGGCGGATCTTTGGCCTGCAGGCGCTGCCATGCAGCCTTCTCTTGTATCTTTGAGCTGGTTCGGCACCTCAAGAAATGCTACGATGACCTGCCcccagaagaggaagaagaggtgggggaagaagaagaagaagcagtgGAGGAAGAAGAACCAGAGGAAGAACAGGTAGCAGAAACCCCAGCGGGCCCAGAGGCTCCAGCACCAGGGTCTCCAGAGGGAGAAGACCTGTGCCAGGCAGAGACCACCAGGCCGgtgggaagagagacagaagggatgTCCCCAGGCTCCCCCCGCCTGGCCCACACCTGTGACCAGTGTGCTGCCTCCTTTACCAGCCAGGAACTCCTGAGCAGCCACCGGAGACTCCACTTTGTGCCGCCAGTGCCACCTGGCGCCCCCCCACACCTCTTGGACCTCCCCCTGCTAGTGTTTGGGGATCGGGGTCCTCTGGTGCCGGGGCCCCCGACGGCCTCAGGGCCTCCTCTGAAGCGCAAGCATGAAGAGGGCAGCCTGTCACCCACAGGCAGTGAGGCTGGGGGGCCCGGGGATGGGGAGCCACCTCGAGACAAGCGTCTCCGAACCACCATCCTGCCTGAACAGCTGGAAATCTTGTACCGATGGTACATGCAAGACTCCAACCCAACCCGCAAGATGCTGGACTGTATCTCCGAGGAGGTGGGACTCAAGAAGCGGGTGGTGCAGGTCTGGTTCCAGAACACCCGAGCCCGGGAACGGAAGGGCCAATTTCGAAGCACTTCTGCAAGTGTACCCAGCCCAGCCATCAAGACacccactccccccacccctgtGCCCTTCACAAAATTCGGCCTCCTGATGGGCAAAGTGGAGGATGGAGTAGGAAGGGAAGCCTCCAAGAGAGAAGCACTCGCCCTCCCCTCTGCAGCAGCCTCTCCCTCTGCTGGCCCTGCAACCTTTTTGCCAACCTCCAAGGAGGCCAGTGCTTCCCTACCAGATGCCACCCCAACACCCCCACTGCTTCCCCCACCTCTTGAGGAAGAGGTGCCAGATGAGCCTCTCAAGGCATCTCCAGAGACTGAGGTATGCAGCCCGTCAGGAGGGGACTTGAGCGACTCCTCGGCTTCTAGTCTGGCAGAGCCAGAGTCACCTGGCGctggaggagggggtgggggtggtgccGGAAGTGGGGCCGGGACCCCTGATGGGCTAGGGCAGCGGCGCTACCGGACCCAGATGAGCAGCCTGCAGCTGAAGATCATGAAGGCCTGTTACGAGGCCTACCGCACTCCCACCATGCAGGAGTGCGAAGTACTCGGAGAAGAGATCGGGCTTCCCAAGAGAGTCATCCAGGTGTGGTTCCAGAATGCCCGTGCCAAGGAAAAAAAGGCCAAACtgcagggggtgggaggaggcgGGGGAGGCAGCGGCAGCGAAGGCCCCGTGGGAGCTCCCCGAACCGACTGCCCCTACTGTGATGTGAAGTATGACTTCTATGTCTCCTGCCGAGGCCATCTGTTCTCCCGTCAGCATCTGGCCAAGCTTAAGGAGGCTGTGCGTGCCCAGCTCAAGAGCGAAAGCAAGTGCTACGACCTGGCCCCTGCCCCCGAGGCTCCTCGGGTCCCCAAGGCTCCTGCGCCGACCACCGCTGCCACGCTGCCTCTGGGGGCAGCCAGCACCCTGCCTCGCCTGGCGCCCGTGCTCCTGTCCGGGCCTGCTCTGGCTCAGCCCCCGCTCAGCAGCCTAGCCCCCTTCAGTTCAG GCCCTGCAGCCTCTTCGGGCCTCATTAGCCTTGCCGCTGCCGCCTCCGTTTTGCCGGCCACTACAGTCGTCCAGCCCAGCCCAGCTCGCCCCTTACCTCAGAGACCAGACCAAACCAACTCCACCACAGCCGACCCTGCCCCAGGCCCTCCCGTTGAAGCTTCAGGGGATGAGGTCCCTGATGAGCGTAAGTGTGCTGCTGCTGGCGTCACCACTTCCTCTACTGATGCCCTCAAGAACCTCAAGGCACTGAAGGCCACGGTGCCCACCTTGCTGGGGGGCCAGTTTCTGCCCTTCCCCCTGCCAACAGCAGGGGGGGCTGCCCCCCCAGCCGTCTTTGGTCCCCAGCTCCAAGGGGCCTACTTCCAGCAGCTCTATGGTATGAAAAAGGGGCTGTTCCCCATGAACCCTGTGATACCTCAGACCCTCATCGGGCTGCTTCCCAACACCCTCCTCCAGCCACCACCCCAGCCCCCCGAGCCCACGGCCACAGCTCCCCTGAAGCCTCCAGAGTTGCACCTCCCGGGTGAGGGTGAGCCTGGAGAAGCAGATGAATTGTTAGCAGGTACCACTGGCATTTCCACCGTGGATGTGACCCACCGCTACCTGTGCCGCCAGTGCAAGATGGCGTTCGAGGGGGAGGCACCTGCTGCTGCCCACCAGAGGTCCTTCTGCTTCTTTGGCAGGGGCCCCGGGGCCGCCGTGCCCCCCCCTCTCCGCGTGCCCATCTGTACCTACCACTGCCTGGCGTGTGAGGTGCTGCTGAGTGGGCGGGAGGCCCTGGCAGCACATCTGCGCTCCTCAGCGCACCGGCGCAAGGCGGCCCCGCCGACCCCCCCAGGAGGCCAGCCGGTCCCCAACGCCACGGCTTTTGCCAAAGAGGAAGCAAGATTACCTCACACGGACTCCAACCCAAAAACTACTTCTACCTCTACACTTCTAGCTTTATAA